One window of the Daphnia magna isolate NIES unplaced genomic scaffold, ASM2063170v1.1 Dm_contigs096, whole genome shotgun sequence genome contains the following:
- the LOC123477582 gene encoding uncharacterized protein LOC123477582: MMLQVMGQPQEPVVKVIKPKFHNHNLIDFAPEHLHQKLSGRNLLTCLLMRARFSVTDSSSESYSVQKTQSKDSSSRRTLLQRLNIQASVQIKKKPGGYRYDKDIGLLHFAMYSYIQGGRKFYEVLSANFEGIFPSCRTIERKLSSFHKSVPEGEVNVALLKEILDKHRLPPVVSIAEDGTAIVGQREYDKRTNRVIGFSLPLRCNGFPDSLASSVRTAEDIVNLFEKYERAAVVITVMAQTMDEQIPAIRIASFCSNNRFTADDVKHRANYIEAELNKLGIRMLTYSADGDSREMKMMRQVLNLGALPPVSHDKKKAEAHNK, translated from the exons ATGATGCTACAAGTCATGGGGCAACCCCAGGAACCAGTGGTCAAAGTAATCAAGCCCAAATTTCACAATCACAACCTAATAGACTTTGCTCCGGAGCATCTTCATCAGAAACTGTCGGGTCGGAACCTTCTAACTTGCCTTCTAATGAGAGCCAGGTTTTCAGTAACGGACAGCAGTAGTGAGTCGTACTCTGTCCAGAAAACGCAATCAAAAGACTCAAGCTCAAGAAGAACATTGCTTCAACGCTTGAACATTCAAGCTAgcgttcaaattaaaaaaaaacctggtgGATATCGTTACGACAAGGATATTGGACTATTACATTTTGCCATGTACAGTTATATTCAGGGTGGTCGTAAATTTTATGAAGTGTTAAGTGCTAATTTTGAAGGAATATTTCCTAGTTGCAGAACTATTGAGAGAAAATTATCCTCGTTTCACAAATCAGTACCCGAAGGAGAAGTAAATGTTGCGTTACTTAAAGAAATTTTGGATAAACATAGACTGCCACCAGTCGTTTCCATTGCGGAAGACGGAACAGCCATCGTCGGACAGAGAGAATACGATAAAAGGACAAACAGAGTCATTGGATTTAGTCTTCCGCTGCGATGCAATG GATTTCCCGATTCGCTAGCTTCTTCTGTCAGGACCGCCGAGGATATTGTtaatttattcgaaaaatatGAACGTGCAGCTGTGGTTATCACTGTTATGGCGCAAACCATGGATGAGCAAATCCCGGCTATCCGGATTGCTTCTTTCTGTTCAAACAACAGATTTACGGCAGACGATGTTAAGCACAGGGCTAATTATATTGAAGCCGAACTAAACAAGTTGGGAATCCGAATGCTTACATATTCCGCAGACGGAGACAGtagagaaatgaaaatgatgcGCCAAGTTTTGAATTTAGGTGCGCTTCCCCCCGTCTCTcacgacaaaaaaaaggcagaagCG CACAACAAATAG
- the LOC123477580 gene encoding uncharacterized protein LOC123477580 yields the protein MRIVESGTGSLTKNLGDEKYFRLLDDRRQLDFHLTPQPPCVPTQQHCSNRTTAFNIVGQSKLSLVTAAIMEKFPPITVETPAPSSAEELDKAANQQYIQDRVTDRENELVRMIQRLECDARKAKHERAIAAAQYNGWLAASHLKLPQCTKLQAFGQTAVVVKCNSVNVTFETVITSCGPQPKFNNYTINLDGWELVKYSPCYWTNGFVNFNDKPYAFRNNTWKRVDANVVLPEQTLAHSFRYDDVKFFDYEHRTNPAYNDNLLNHMNVMADIVAAMNEHPPTEFSLNHQPSASSVLVTAAGVIHYTSWWETIKMWFFISIFCILGLVILRICCWLGIFRFIRKFCGYPIEEARSTTTNRTAMHPV from the coding sequence ATGCGAATTGTTGAATCTGGAACCGGCTCACTAACGAAGAATTTGggagatgaaaaatattttcgtctTTTGGATGACCGCCGCCAACTGGATTTCCATTTAACTCCTCAGCCACCTTGCGTTCCAACTCAACAACACTGCTCCAACCGTACTACAGCCTTTAAcatcgtcggccaatcaaaattgTCCCTGGTaacggcggccatcatggaaaaATTTCCGCCAATCACCGTAGAGACTCccgcgccatctagcgctgaaGAGTTAGACAAAGCGGCAAATcaacaatatattcaagacCGTGTTACCGATCGTGAAAATGAATTAGTGCGTATGATTCAAAGGTTAGAATGTGATGCCCGGAAAGCAAAACATGAAAGAGCAATTGCAGCCGCTCAGTATAACGGTTGGCTTGCCGcttcacatttaaaattaccacAGTGCACGAAATTACAAGCCTTCGGACAAACTGCTGTTGTGGTTAAGTGTAACTCAGTGAACGTCACATTTGAAACTGTAATTACGTCATGCGGACCACAGCcaaaattcaacaattataccattaatctcgatggctgggaattagttAAATAttccccatgctattggacCAACGGGTTCGTTAACTTCAACGATAAGCCTTACGCTTTTCGCAACAACACCTGGAAAAGAGTTGACGCTAACGTGGTATTGCCGGAACAAACGCTGGCACATTCCTTCCGTTACGACGACGTAAAATTCTTCGATTATGAACATCGTACTAACCCTGCTTACAACGACAACCTACTTAACCACATGAATGTCATGGCTGATATAgtagccgccatgaatgaacaTCCACCGACCGAATTTTCGTTAAATCACCAGCCCAGCGCATCAAGTGTGTTAGTGACAGCCGCTGGAGTAATACAttataccagctggtgggagACCATTAAAATGTGGTTCTTCATCAGCATATTCTGTATTCTCGGCCTAGTCATCTTACGTATCTGCTGCTGGTTGGGTATCTTTCGATTCATAAGAAAATTTTGCGGCTATCCAATAGAAGAGGCTCGTTCAACAACCACCAACCGCACCGCCATGCATCCAGtttga